From one Electrophorus electricus isolate fEleEle1 chromosome 20, fEleEle1.pri, whole genome shotgun sequence genomic stretch:
- the hrh1 gene encoding histamine H1 receptor, translating into MATTTDSQGNKILQSHANLSLTPFLNASLPFHHHMNNALLGILLGTLSLLTVIMNILVLLAVRKERTLHTVGNLYIVSLSLADLIVGATVMPLNLVYLLEDAWKLGRVACQFWLVMDYVASTASIFSLFILCLDRYRSVRHPLRYLKYRTRGRATLMICGAWLLSMTWIVPILGWRVFAHVDRKPELESKCDTDFRFVTWFKVLTAILNFYIPSFLMLWFYSQIFIAVREHYKQWESLTSPRVQTDEDGTIQNSNQLQRSFYRASEKETLALRIYSQNEGMLDQYTLEQQFNSKDTHEENSDILAEKKPKKRKTSFFNISKHKIKNVRDSNEISSVSQEEDIEDDTSSKQPSLPLGFLQHEENAELRMFVSVNDCNVLVPNSVANICEITSTTDVHKYTTVLCNDEVAESPTSPWGHNGSPQMDASNALTLKQTWQRFCVQSRQCVENMRVHKERKAARQLGFIIGAFMVCWIPYFITFMVMALCKTCVHHDLHMFTIWLGYINSTLNPFIYPLCNDNFQRVFKKIFCVKQ; encoded by the coding sequence ATGGCAACCACGACAGACAGTCAAGGCAACAAAATTCTGCAAAGCCATGCAAACCTTAGTTTGACaccttttttaaatgcatcacTCCCCTTTCACCATCACATGAACAATGCTCTGCTAGGAATTCTCCTGGGTACACTGTCTCTACTGACAGTCATCATGAACATCCTGGTCCTGCTTGCAGTGAGAAAGGAACGCACCTTGCACACTGTGGGGAACCTTTATATTGTTAGTCTCTCCCTGGCAGATCTCATTGTTGGGGCAACCGTAATGCCCCTGAACCTGGTCTATCTGCTCGAGGATGCATGGAAGCTAGGTCGCGTTGCGTGTCAGTTCTGGTTGGTGATGGATTATGTGGCCAGCACTGCTTCCATCTTCAGCCTGTTCATCCTGTGCTTGGACAGGTATCGGTCTGTGCGACACCCATTGAGGTATCTGAAGTACCGCACCCGAGGGAGGGCCACATTGATGATCTGTGGCGCATGGCTGCTCTCCATGACATGGATCGTTCCAATTCTCGGCTGGCGTGTGTTCGCTCATGTAGACAGGAAGCCAGAGCTAGAGAGCAAGTGTGACACAGATTTTCGCTTTGTGACCTGGTTTAAAGTCCTCACTGCCATCCTCAACTTCTACATCCCGTCCTTTCTGATGCTCTGGTTCTACTCGCAGATTTTCATAGCTGTGCGGGAACATTACAAACAGTGGGAAAGCCTCACTAGTCCCAGGGTACAGACAGATGAAGATGGAACCATACAAAACTCAAATCAACTACAGAGAAGTTTCTACAGAGCTTCAGAGAAAGAAACCCTGGCCTTACGAATTTACTCTCAAAATGAAGGTATGCTGGATCAATATACTTTGGAACAGCAGTTTAACTCAAAGGACACACATGAGGAGAACAGTGACATCTTGGCTGAGAAAAAACCTAAAAAGCGTAAAACCtccttttttaatatttcaaaacataAGATAAAAAATGTGAGGGATTCAAATGAGATTTCTTCTGTAAGTCAGGAGGAAGACATTGAAGATGACACATCCTCAAAACAGCCATCTTTACCTTTGGGGTTTTTGCAACATGAGGAGAATGCTGAGCTCAGAATGTTTGTATCTGTTAATGACTGTAATGTATTAGTGCCAAATTCTGTTGCTAATATTTGTGAGATAACATCCACCACTGATGTTCACAAGTACACCACAGTTCTTTGTAATGATGAAGTCGCAGAGTCACCTACTTCTCCATGGGGACATAATGGTAGTCCCCAAATGGATGCTAGCAATGCTCTCACACTGAAACAAACATGGCAGAGGTTCTGTGTGCAGTCCAGGCAGTGTGTTGAGAACATGCGTGTGCACAAAGAACGTAAAGCCGCAAGGCAACTCGGTTTCATCATTGGAGCTTTCATGGTTTGCTGGATCCCGTATTTCATCACGTTCATGGTTATGGCTTTGTGCAAAACCTGTGTTCATCATGACCTCCACATGTTCACTATTTGGTTGGGTTATATCAACTCCACCCTGAACCCTTTTATCTATCCACTTTGCAATGACAATTTCCAGCGAGTGTTCAAAAAGATATTTTGTGTCAAACAGTAA